The sequence CTTCTTCGTTCATCGGGTGGTATTTCGCCACATTTCCAGTTTCCCGGATCTTCATCTTCTCAAATATCTCCCGGTCTTCTTTGGGCTGACACCATTCGATGACTTTCTCCGCTATCTTCGGCGGCACCACCACGGCTCCATCATCGTCTGCTACAATAATGTCGCCGGGGAATATCAACACGCCGCCACAGCCTATGGGCAGGTTGTAATCCCAGGGGTACATCTCGAAAAACCCGGCATTGGCCGGTGTCCCTCCCCGGGCGAACAGAGGTAATCCCAGATCGAGCGCGCTGGGCAAATCCCGCAGGCATCCATCTACTACGATCCCTTTTCCCCCGCGTGCCTGCACTCCCGTCATCAACATTTCTCCCAAACAGCCCGTTTGCATGTGTCCCCGGGCGTCAATTGCCAGCACGTCGCCCTGTTCGATCGACATAATTGACGCCCATAGTGCCGATGTTTTTTCTGTTTGTTCCTCGCCCAGGCCCTCGATAATATCCTCCCGTTTGGGCAAGAATTGCAGGGTCACTGCCGTGCCCACGGCTTTCATCCCGGGTGTCAGGGCTTTTGGTCCCAGCATCGCATGCCTCAATATTCCCTGGCTGCGCAAAAACGTCGAGATGCTGGCTACGCTGATGTCCCAAAAAGGATCTACCAGTTCGCGGGAGGGGCGGATTATTTCTCTGTTATTCATGGGAGTTCCCCTTCTAAGGTAGCACGCGCACGCGTTGCAGTCGCTGTTCCTCTTTGATATGTGTGTACTGCGTCTGTTGAATCCGGTGCGTCAGCAGGCGTTGCACAAGATCCAATGTTACATGTTCGTAACCAGCTACGCCTGCCAGATTCTGCTGTTCCAGCGGATCCACTGTTAGGTTATACAGGTGCTGTACGCCACCCTGTTCCGGATCGAATACCAGTTTCCAGTTTCCGGTGCGCACCATCGCACATGTAGCCAGTTCGGCAAATACCGCGTTTCTCCCAATGTGCGGTTCCCCCCGGACCAGGGCCGGGATATCCAACCCGGGCCGGCGGCGGTCGAATGCGAGCCTGGTCCCTGCAAGGCGAAGGATTGTCGGATACAGGTCGAGGTGAGACACCAGCGCCTTGCTCACCCGCGGCCCATTCATCCGTTCCTCTTTTGGGATTCCCGGACCGCACATCAAAAACGGCACGCCTGCACTGTTCTCGTAGAAATACCTCTTGTCCAATATCCCATAATCGCCCAGGCAGTCTCCGTGGTCCGAAGTAAAGATGATTACCGTATTATCGTATATTCCCTTCGCTTTCAGTGTCGCTACCAGTTGGCCCACATAAGCATCAATTAGCGCGCATTTGTCCATATAGTGTGCCCGCCTCAGTCGCACCGACGCTTCGTCCGGTGCTCCCAGGGATGGCGACATTGCCTCGGGGTCGTGTTGCAATTCGCCCGGATGCCACATCGGCGGATGCGGCCCGATAAATGACAGATTTAAATAAAAAGGCCGGTCCTTTATATAGTCCTCCACGAATCGGATCCCGTTTACCCCGATAAACCCGTCGGCCGTCTCGTCTGGGTCGTCGAATACGTGCCGAAATCCCCCTTTGCGAAGCGCCTTCCGGAACGTCTCCAGCTTTCCTCGTTTTTTCAGGTAATTCGTGTACTCATCGTCATTGTGTCCGTTTTCTCCGTCGTCCTGAACCTGAAATATATAGTCGAATCCATAACGTCTCAGTTCTTCGTCGTTTTCCGTTACATCAATGCAGTACCCGTAGCTGTCAATATAATGGTGCTTGCCAATCATTGCCGTATAATATCCCGCCTGCTGAAGGTGGTGCATAAACGTATCGTCCCGAAGCTCTGGGTGAATCACATCGGCCTGGTTCCCGCATACTCCCGTTTGCGATGGGTACATCCCGGTGATGATCGATATCCGCGATGGCCCGCACAGCGGCGTGGCGCAATACGCGTTGGTAAACTGCGTTCCCTCTGCAGCTAAGGCCATTAAATTGGGCGTGCTCTTTCCCAGCGCATCGCGCCGGAAATGATCGGTTAGAATGAGAATAATATTGGGGTGTTTGGCAGTGGACATACAACGCACTCCTCTTGTGTTTGTTTCCAGGGAAATGGGTTGTTCAAAACTCATTTGACAAACGGATTCTTTCCTCAATGATCTCAATCAGGCTTTAACTCCAGATCCAGAAACGCCTGTTTCTCTTCTCCCGAGTGCAGGTCTTTCACCCGCATATTCAGCCGGAAATCCCCCTTCCCGGCATTGCTCAGATCCAGCGCCAGATACTCCGCAGAATCGGGTGTATTTCCCAGATATTCTACTTCTACGGAGGTTGTGGGTTTGTCCTTGCTGCCGAAGATCCTGAGCAAATCCTCGAGTACTGTATTCGTTTCTTTTTGGATTTTTGCCACCGTATATTCGATCGCAAAAGACGTCGTCCCGAACTCATCGGGTGTCAGATTATAGACCTCGAAATATACATACATCGGCCGTGCCGGGTCGAACCGCCGCGTCGGATTGGGTACCAGGCGGTGGTCGCGGAAGGCAAATCGGCCAGAATCCGCAGCCGCAATTTCATAGGCCGGTACAATGCTGCTCACATCCAGCCGTACCTGCGAAAATGCCGGTACCTCCAGTGTTCCCTTCCACCCTCCGAAGCGTCCTTCCCGGGTCTGTTGTATAAAAAAGGCATTGTTATAGGTATCTGGCTCTACCCGAAATCGAATCGTGCCGAGTCCCATCCCCCCAAACCAGCGCATATCCCGCCGGATCACGCCTTCCCGCTGCTGGACGACCCGGTTCCAGTTTCGATCGTGCAGCGTCATGCCATATTCGTAAACCGCAGACGTATCGGCCAGGTTCTCCAGATTTTTATCCGACAGCGGAACCCCGTAAAAACACACGGCATCCGTCTTCTCTTTCCCTTTGAAAAATCCGATATACATATGAAAAGGGAGCGGGTCAACATCCAGCCACGTATGGCGGTCCGTACGCAGCGCCACATCCACTGCCCGCCGACTCTGCAGGGTAATCTCATTTTGAATCTGCATCTGGTAGAGTGGGTCCTTGAACCTTTCTGGATACAAATAGGGCGGCCCCCACATGTCCCGGTCCTCCAGCGTGGGCGGATAGGGTGCCAACCGCCAATTGTTCCGCGTCCCGTGTCGGTCGATATTAAAATGGAAAATCATCTGAGGCAGAGCGGGCGTCGGATCGTAGAACCAGGATTCGTTTTGGATCAGATCCTGGTCGATAGTTCGGGCACGGTCGGCCGGATCTCCGTGGCGAATATAGATCAGCCCTTTGTCGTTCAGCCGGTCGTTGAGCGCAAAAGCAGGCGGGAAATTGAATACGCTCAGTTTGTCGGGATTGTTGAACCACGCGCGCAGTCCGTCATACCGGTAGTACGTCTCGGCCATCATTAAACGCCTGTAATGTTCGGCCAATCGGGCGTTATGCGACAGGGCCGGTGTGGGGTCTCTGCGAAGCCAGAAGCGTCGAAAAAAGTCGGCATAGTCCTCCGGTGTGACCAGGGACAGGAACCGTTGCAGTTCCCTATCTGTCACAATATACTTCACATCCTCGAAAATCAGTTCGGCATCCAGGCGGTTGCGGATATGATCGACCGCTTCAAAGAAAAACCCCTCGGCCATTTGCGGCGAACTCAGGGTGTAGTACACCCGGGCAAGAGACAATCTTGCCGGCGCCGGGCTGATGGCCGAATCCGATGCTAACCAGGCCTTCAGCGCCCCGCCAGCCGCTTCCAGATCCCCAGATAGTCGTTCAGCTTCTCCCACAAAATAGTCCGCGTGCTCGGTCTCTTGAGTCTCCAGCCAGCCTTTCGCTTCCACTGGATCCCCGTGGTCCAGCAGGTAGCGGTAGAGCCGGAATAGTCCCCGCTGGATGGCCGTCAGATGCGGCTTTGTCGCTGCCTGTCTGTGTCCGAGATAAATCGCCTCTCGGTACTTTTCTCGGTACCGTTCTAATGTTGCATACTGATAGAATCCGTCCAAGTAGAGCGAATCTGCCACAATGAGCCGCTTAAAGTATCTCTCTGCTTTGTCCCATTCCCGCTTCCGAAACAGCGTCGCCTTGAATTTTCCCGTTTCGCGGTGGCTAATAGCCAGGTTGTAAAGTGCCTCCGGGTCCTCTGGAATCGTTTTTAGAACCTTTTCGTACCACTTCTTCGCCTTGCCCCAGTCCTC comes from Gemmatimonadota bacterium and encodes:
- a CDS encoding ribonuclease activity regulator RraA; this encodes MNNREIIRPSRELVDPFWDISVASISTFLRSQGILRHAMLGPKALTPGMKAVGTAVTLQFLPKREDIIEGLGEEQTEKTSALWASIMSIEQGDVLAIDARGHMQTGCLGEMLMTGVQARGGKGIVVDGCLRDLPSALDLGLPLFARGGTPANAGFFEMYPWDYNLPIGCGGVLIFPGDIIVADDDGAVVVPPKIAEKVIEWCQPKEDREIFEKMKIRETGNVAKYHPMNEEAKQEYAEWLKQVTTPTAKACGLLGGQAT
- a CDS encoding sulfatase-like hydrolase/transferase; translated protein: MSFEQPISLETNTRGVRCMSTAKHPNIILILTDHFRRDALGKSTPNLMALAAEGTQFTNAYCATPLCGPSRISIITGMYPSQTGVCGNQADVIHPELRDDTFMHHLQQAGYYTAMIGKHHYIDSYGYCIDVTENDEELRRYGFDYIFQVQDDGENGHNDDEYTNYLKKRGKLETFRKALRKGGFRHVFDDPDETADGFIGVNGIRFVEDYIKDRPFYLNLSFIGPHPPMWHPGELQHDPEAMSPSLGAPDEASVRLRRAHYMDKCALIDAYVGQLVATLKAKGIYDNTVIIFTSDHGDCLGDYGILDKRYFYENSAGVPFLMCGPGIPKEERMNGPRVSKALVSHLDLYPTILRLAGTRLAFDRRRPGLDIPALVRGEPHIGRNAVFAELATCAMVRTGNWKLVFDPEQGGVQHLYNLTVDPLEQQNLAGVAGYEHVTLDLVQRLLTHRIQQTQYTHIKEEQRLQRVRVLP
- a CDS encoding GWxTD domain-containing protein — encoded protein: MDIWHFWFRVFVVLVLASGIAQADETGTLQAMRLVDEGHALIVQKQFREAEDAFERALKRDRKLVPAIKGLGKVGVLQEDWGKAKKWYEKVLKTIPEDPEALYNLAISHRETGKFKATLFRKREWDKAERYFKRLIVADSLYLDGFYQYATLERYREKYREAIYLGHRQAATKPHLTAIQRGLFRLYRYLLDHGDPVEAKGWLETQETEHADYFVGEAERLSGDLEAAGGALKAWLASDSAISPAPARLSLARVYYTLSSPQMAEGFFFEAVDHIRNRLDAELIFEDVKYIVTDRELQRFLSLVTPEDYADFFRRFWLRRDPTPALSHNARLAEHYRRLMMAETYYRYDGLRAWFNNPDKLSVFNFPPAFALNDRLNDKGLIYIRHGDPADRARTIDQDLIQNESWFYDPTPALPQMIFHFNIDRHGTRNNWRLAPYPPTLEDRDMWGPPYLYPERFKDPLYQMQIQNEITLQSRRAVDVALRTDRHTWLDVDPLPFHMYIGFFKGKEKTDAVCFYGVPLSDKNLENLADTSAVYEYGMTLHDRNWNRVVQQREGVIRRDMRWFGGMGLGTIRFRVEPDTYNNAFFIQQTREGRFGGWKGTLEVPAFSQVRLDVSSIVPAYEIAAADSGRFAFRDHRLVPNPTRRFDPARPMYVYFEVYNLTPDEFGTTSFAIEYTVAKIQKETNTVLEDLLRIFGSKDKPTTSVEVEYLGNTPDSAEYLALDLSNAGKGDFRLNMRVKDLHSGEEKQAFLDLELKPD